In Microvenator marinus, one genomic interval encodes:
- a CDS encoding Kelch repeat-containing protein codes for MKLIVSVGLALFFSMNAGCSESQDPPPPLDMSGWTDQDLSTPDLQRDDSVEVDFEEDVAADMSTEGEWLEISPITRGARQETAVLAFQDEVWVIGGFDDRSTMLSTVEIYSPSDKTWRAGPDLPLRMHHANAAVVGESIWIVGFLVGGFNADGRIFELSDNTWIDRGSMPQGRERGASVMGVDGTDIYIAGGLDGGAVNRFDKFDTQSLTFETLAELPSPMDHGAGAFMDGKMVIVGGRNTSLLSHTNAVHLFDPMNNQWSSGALMPTSRAGVAHTVHKGRLFVIGGEGNTELPSGVFDALESYDPTTDTWSVHEPMINPRHGMGAASIGDLIFVPGGAAVQAFGATEYSDAFEF; via the coding sequence ATGAAGCTCATTGTCTCGGTTGGATTGGCACTCTTTTTCTCCATGAACGCGGGTTGTTCCGAAAGCCAAGATCCACCTCCTCCCTTAGATATGTCAGGTTGGACTGACCAAGACTTAAGCACACCCGATTTGCAAAGAGATGATTCAGTAGAAGTAGACTTCGAAGAAGATGTTGCGGCAGACATGTCGACTGAGGGTGAATGGCTCGAGATTTCCCCGATAACTCGGGGCGCACGTCAGGAAACCGCTGTCTTGGCCTTTCAGGACGAAGTCTGGGTTATCGGTGGTTTTGATGACCGAAGCACCATGCTCTCGACCGTAGAAATCTACTCACCATCCGATAAAACCTGGCGTGCCGGCCCAGACCTACCTCTCCGCATGCACCACGCGAATGCCGCGGTGGTCGGCGAGTCCATTTGGATCGTGGGGTTCCTCGTGGGTGGATTCAACGCTGATGGCCGCATCTTTGAGCTTTCGGACAACACCTGGATAGACCGTGGCTCTATGCCTCAAGGCCGCGAACGTGGCGCATCGGTGATGGGAGTTGACGGAACAGATATCTACATCGCGGGTGGGCTCGATGGCGGTGCCGTCAACCGGTTCGACAAGTTCGATACTCAATCTCTGACGTTCGAGACTCTAGCTGAGCTCCCAAGCCCCATGGACCACGGCGCGGGCGCGTTCATGGACGGGAAGATGGTAATTGTAGGCGGACGCAATACGAGCCTTCTGAGCCACACCAATGCCGTTCATCTCTTTGACCCGATGAACAACCAGTGGAGCTCCGGTGCGCTAATGCCTACGTCGCGCGCGGGCGTCGCACACACTGTCCACAAAGGCCGACTATTTGTGATCGGTGGCGAGGGGAATACCGAGTTGCCCAGTGGGGTCTTTGATGCTCTAGAGAGCTATGACCCCACTACGGACACCTGGTCCGTCCACGAACCCATGATCAATCCAAGACACGGGATGGGCGCGGCCTCGATTGGAGACCTCATCTTTGTGCCTGGAGGCGCAGCCGTTCAAGCCTTTGGCGCTACAGAATACTCGGATGCGTTTGAGTTCTGA
- a CDS encoding TetR/AcrR family transcriptional regulator, protein MPPKTRYTKDHVLEAALEVVHKEGLEAMSARTIAGALGSSTAPVSAAFENMQALQDAVVNAIIAQLLAKVDATDAKIDPVHGAAFAIARFTADHPRYYEALFLHNHPTPPDWAALRFGFSKNLESSARYARLDARQRDALAWRASVVTHGICIEIWSGRWTKTSDAALKRLIEQLVEPIIKAAMPADLGDL, encoded by the coding sequence ATGCCACCGAAGACCAGATATACCAAAGATCACGTACTCGAAGCCGCCCTCGAAGTCGTCCACAAGGAAGGGCTCGAGGCCATGAGCGCACGCACAATAGCCGGTGCTTTGGGTTCCTCCACGGCTCCGGTTTCCGCGGCATTTGAGAATATGCAAGCGCTGCAGGACGCGGTCGTGAACGCGATCATCGCTCAGTTGCTGGCCAAAGTGGACGCTACGGACGCCAAAATAGATCCGGTCCATGGGGCTGCTTTCGCCATCGCACGCTTCACCGCGGACCATCCGCGCTACTACGAGGCGCTCTTTCTGCACAATCACCCTACTCCACCGGATTGGGCGGCACTGCGTTTTGGATTTTCCAAAAACCTCGAATCATCGGCGCGTTACGCCCGCCTAGACGCGCGCCAGCGTGATGCGTTGGCCTGGCGGGCGAGCGTGGTTACGCATGGAATTTGTATAGAAATCTGGTCGGGACGATGGACAAAAACCAGTGACGCGGCGCTAAAGCGGCTGATCGAACAGCTGGTCGAACCCATCATCAAAGCTGCGATGCCCGCAGACTTAGGTGACCTATGA
- a CDS encoding RNA polymerase sigma factor, whose product MGEQKDQQVGCVSRIVVALMVLGPSVLLFFSILVVLNQDSGNAETWHLVCASFISLFAGFGIYKWVVNSRFLSRMMVALAALMGCCTGGAVYLESTWPEHCAEAIYPTQFEHALRNLRTKGVSDDNAYEIAADAVVEICVDGEWNENPAQYFHEALSKDIIDHWRRKGVCRRSQERLEHIRQNWRDPLSPEDIMLVRSVLCRLEPDEQWILQKVVEGRTAQEIADELGISLSAAKQRTKRAKDACRVMYKMLEKGG is encoded by the coding sequence ATGGGTGAGCAAAAGGATCAACAAGTCGGTTGTGTATCGCGTATCGTTGTAGCGCTCATGGTTCTTGGACCGTCAGTGTTGCTCTTCTTTTCAATTTTGGTAGTTCTCAACCAAGATTCGGGAAATGCGGAAACGTGGCATTTGGTTTGCGCATCCTTCATTTCGCTCTTCGCGGGTTTCGGCATCTACAAGTGGGTGGTCAACAGCAGATTCCTTTCGCGCATGATGGTTGCGCTCGCGGCACTCATGGGGTGTTGCACTGGTGGTGCTGTCTATTTGGAGTCCACTTGGCCAGAGCATTGCGCCGAGGCAATCTATCCAACCCAATTTGAACACGCGCTGCGAAATCTCCGGACCAAGGGAGTGAGCGATGACAACGCTTATGAAATCGCAGCGGACGCCGTAGTGGAGATTTGCGTCGATGGAGAATGGAACGAAAATCCGGCCCAGTACTTCCACGAGGCATTGAGCAAGGATATAATCGACCACTGGCGTCGAAAGGGAGTCTGTCGGCGAAGTCAGGAAAGGTTGGAGCATATCCGTCAGAATTGGCGAGACCCTTTGTCTCCGGAGGACATCATGCTGGTAAGGAGTGTGTTATGTCGCTTGGAGCCCGACGAGCAATGGATTCTTCAGAAAGTGGTGGAGGGAAGGACCGCCCAAGAGATTGCCGATGAGTTAGGAATCAGTCTATCCGCGGCAAAACAACGAACGAAACGCGCCAAGGACGCGTGTCGGGTGATGTATAAGATGTTGGAAAAGGGGGGCTAA
- a CDS encoding viperin family antiviral radical SAM protein has product MATTLPPSANYHLTQACNFACHFCFATFKDVSGTLKRDDQIRIIDALAEHGVQKLTFAGGEPFVVKWIDELIAHAKSLGLTTMVVTNGSLLTEERLRKLAPVLDWLVISFDSQYPETNRAIGRATRKDNKASATEHYLEIARVAKDAGIRLKINTVVTSKNSSEDFSDFLRISRPERWKVLEVRAVEGQNDGRVEELLIDPKTFQEFVDRHQPIFEELDIAVTPEFDDDMRGSYVMVDPKGRFFDSSAGRHTYSEPILDIGVAAAFPQVNFDHEKYLSRGASYQWERGELPSLVAIAGHPGAGKDTLGDMLVEQHGYVRVAIADPIKDVVGELFDFNIDQLYGDARNDLDPRLNKTPREVFRKFGEVCRELDPQIWIRQWLKVIDHHLSAGRRVVCTDIRMFAELEAVQSRGAHTVLLSRTQSLINAPKVEVDECEILRRPGLFDVRIENDGTLDELFRAFYATAQMGGAK; this is encoded by the coding sequence ATGGCAACCACATTACCCCCATCCGCAAACTATCACCTCACGCAGGCGTGCAACTTCGCCTGCCACTTTTGCTTCGCGACGTTCAAAGACGTTTCTGGAACGCTAAAGCGCGATGACCAGATTCGCATCATCGATGCGCTCGCAGAACACGGGGTCCAAAAGCTGACTTTCGCTGGTGGCGAACCCTTCGTTGTGAAGTGGATCGATGAGCTCATCGCACACGCCAAGAGTCTTGGACTTACCACAATGGTGGTTACCAACGGGTCCTTGCTGACCGAAGAGAGGCTGAGGAAGCTCGCGCCCGTGTTGGATTGGCTCGTGATTTCGTTTGACAGTCAGTATCCAGAAACCAACCGAGCGATCGGTCGAGCGACGCGCAAGGACAATAAGGCGAGCGCAACCGAGCACTATCTGGAAATTGCGCGCGTCGCCAAGGACGCGGGAATTCGGCTGAAGATCAACACGGTGGTGACCAGCAAGAACTCTTCGGAAGACTTTTCGGACTTTCTGCGAATCTCCCGACCAGAACGTTGGAAAGTTTTGGAAGTTCGTGCCGTTGAGGGGCAAAACGATGGTCGCGTAGAAGAGCTCTTAATCGACCCCAAAACGTTCCAAGAGTTTGTTGACCGTCATCAACCGATCTTCGAAGAACTCGACATCGCAGTTACTCCTGAATTCGACGACGATATGCGCGGAAGCTATGTGATGGTGGACCCGAAAGGTCGCTTCTTCGATAGCAGTGCTGGGCGCCATACTTACAGTGAGCCGATTCTCGATATCGGAGTGGCTGCGGCATTCCCACAGGTCAACTTCGACCACGAGAAGTACCTTTCGCGTGGCGCATCCTATCAATGGGAGCGCGGTGAGTTGCCCAGTCTGGTAGCCATTGCCGGGCATCCAGGCGCGGGAAAAGATACGCTGGGAGATATGCTCGTGGAGCAACACGGCTACGTCCGCGTGGCGATTGCTGACCCAATCAAGGATGTTGTTGGCGAACTCTTCGATTTCAACATCGACCAGCTTTACGGGGATGCGCGCAACGATTTGGATCCTCGCCTCAACAAGACCCCGCGGGAAGTCTTCCGGAAGTTCGGCGAAGTGTGTCGAGAACTCGATCCCCAGATTTGGATTCGTCAGTGGCTGAAAGTGATTGACCATCACTTGTCTGCAGGTAGGCGAGTGGTTTGCACCGATATTCGGATGTTTGCGGAGTTGGAGGCCGTCCAAAGTCGCGGGGCTCACACGGTCCTTTTGAGTCGCACTCAGTCGCTAATCAATGCGCCAAAGGTCGAGGTTGACGAATGCGAGATTCTGCGCCGCCCAGGTCTGTTTGACGTGCGAATCGAAAACGACGGTACGCTCGATGAGCTCTTCCGAGCGTTCTACGCCACCGCGCAAATGGGAGGTGCCAAATGA
- a CDS encoding DUF4258 domain-containing protein, with translation MNHIIYTDHALLRMAQRGVSYAQVERVLQYGRKIYHRGALIFLVGKREIRRLAGFVNDIHELEGLHVVVNSECVVITTYRNRATVFRVRS, from the coding sequence ATGAATCACATCATCTACACAGACCATGCACTGTTGAGAATGGCTCAACGAGGCGTCTCCTATGCCCAAGTGGAGCGAGTGCTCCAGTACGGAAGAAAGATCTATCATCGTGGCGCCCTGATCTTTCTGGTTGGAAAACGTGAGATCCGTCGGTTGGCCGGCTTCGTAAACGACATTCACGAGCTCGAAGGGCTGCACGTTGTTGTGAACAGTGAGTGCGTTGTGATCACGACTTACCGCAATCGCGCGACGGTTTTTCGGGTGCGAAGTTAG
- a CDS encoding PGN_0703 family putative restriction endonuclease, producing the protein MTVDVGPVYTKGKSYRARAEARQREYRSISLSEGHGKYGHILSEAAANKGSNFIIKEAFVAAQERQQSGKGVAPRTFENMLSSQAMCFNLFAPLATWLDLATEVLKPFIEGLSEVTAIHIEYTPDRDVFNDQTGRGGVDCDLLIEGRTHTGSFVQVIETKFVEPEFSTCGFRKSGRAAKDQAVCPNDVPVREDRTSCLYSRTKGYRYWQRTDEHNILAESAFEELGCPFGGPRWQLWVNLALAHEEASRRDADDVRFAICSSSKNIALLGDGAFLKGFRALLKKPETVSLIDLDGLLIHLKESVPPNLEVWANELAARYGDI; encoded by the coding sequence ATGACGGTTGACGTAGGCCCGGTTTACACCAAGGGAAAGTCGTACCGCGCGAGAGCAGAGGCCCGGCAACGGGAGTATCGCAGTATTTCGCTCAGCGAGGGTCATGGCAAGTATGGCCACATCCTTTCAGAAGCGGCTGCCAACAAGGGCAGCAACTTCATCATCAAAGAGGCCTTCGTGGCCGCTCAAGAGCGCCAGCAATCTGGAAAAGGTGTGGCGCCACGCACTTTTGAGAATATGCTCTCTAGCCAAGCCATGTGTTTCAACCTTTTCGCCCCCCTCGCAACTTGGCTAGATCTGGCGACTGAGGTGCTCAAGCCATTCATCGAAGGTCTAAGTGAAGTGACAGCAATCCATATCGAGTACACACCTGACCGCGATGTTTTCAACGACCAAACAGGGCGCGGTGGCGTGGATTGCGATTTGCTCATTGAAGGTCGCACCCACACTGGCTCGTTCGTACAGGTCATTGAAACGAAATTTGTCGAACCCGAGTTCAGTACGTGCGGATTCAGGAAGTCCGGGCGTGCTGCCAAGGACCAAGCTGTGTGCCCCAATGACGTGCCAGTGCGGGAGGATCGCACGTCATGCCTGTACTCGAGAACCAAGGGATACAGATATTGGCAGCGGACAGACGAACACAACATCTTGGCCGAGAGCGCCTTCGAAGAACTGGGCTGCCCTTTTGGCGGCCCACGTTGGCAACTCTGGGTGAACCTCGCTCTCGCTCATGAGGAGGCTTCACGCCGTGATGCCGATGATGTGCGCTTCGCCATCTGTTCATCTTCCAAGAACATCGCGTTGCTGGGCGATGGAGCGTTCCTAAAAGGATTCAGGGCGCTACTCAAGAAGCCAGAGACGGTCTCGCTTATTGACCTTGATGGCCTCCTGATTCACCTCAAGGAATCCGTCCCACCAAACCTCGAAGTGTGGGCGAATGAACTGGCTGCTCGATACGGTGATATCTGA
- a CDS encoding HIRAN domain-containing protein: protein MISRKRGDYAEHLLRMGFVPGELAHSVHAFDVLERSNGRRLTDHFEVFAPPQIKDGTATFVLFTRGLRFRPVDVQQRWEHEPPPRPLSARSDIHNAFDEYAVMLYAADGTPIGYVPRYYSAAVANLMRAGKLPAIKLLRHNPLPAPVQERILVQLGIPVPNEWEFGTEDEFGTLTPNS from the coding sequence GTGATCTCCAGAAAACGCGGCGATTATGCCGAGCATTTGTTGCGCATGGGCTTTGTTCCAGGTGAACTCGCACACTCGGTGCACGCCTTTGACGTACTTGAGCGCAGCAACGGTCGGCGTCTCACGGATCATTTTGAGGTCTTTGCACCACCACAAATCAAGGACGGAACTGCGACCTTTGTTTTATTCACACGTGGCCTTCGATTTCGACCCGTTGATGTCCAACAACGCTGGGAGCATGAGCCTCCGCCTCGGCCACTCAGTGCCAGGTCCGACATCCATAACGCCTTCGACGAATACGCGGTCATGCTCTACGCTGCTGACGGGACGCCCATTGGTTATGTGCCACGCTATTACTCCGCTGCAGTCGCCAATCTGATGCGTGCTGGCAAGCTTCCTGCCATCAAGTTGCTTCGCCACAATCCCTTGCCGGCTCCGGTGCAGGAGCGGATTCTGGTTCAGTTGGGGATTCCTGTCCCAAATGAATGGGAGTTTGGAACCGAGGATGAGTTTGGGACGCTCACACCAAATTCCTAA
- the drmD gene encoding DISARM system SNF2-like helicase DrmD, which translates to MQDITTTLSALTRERLLELAHLVGVQVPTSLNKDQQIERIANARNFRFDAAVRHFTRDELRKACELHGLDTSPRARMALARQLTSSLDEFSSLDQEPSDVSLAARNLPTPGAIVRCRQRQYLVDRVEAGELDSKEMTLVHMVCLDDDAPGRPLSVIWELELGAQLIQPSAHGLGNVTGLDSPEMFAGYLNALKWSCVTATNAQLFQSPFRAGIRLLNHQLTPLLKALSLPRANLFIADDVGLGKTIEAGLVLQELRLRQRVDFSLICCPASVVLQWRDEMKKRFGLHFEIYDRDFIGRRRKERGFRVNPWSTHTRFIISHSMLSRPEHRDPLLHFLGNRVRKSILILDEAHAAAPATASKYAVDSRFTHVIRDVAPRFENRLFLSATPHNGHSNSFAALLEILDGQRFTRGVPIDSEKQLKPVMVRRLKSDLRDAGISFPKRRVIRWELTFSSTDWAFKEIEETQTNARPGLKLKHADELRMAELLAEYTELMNPTTQRAKFVFLNLQKRLLSSPEAFYRTLQAHLKRHVDESESSASAGKLNPEVYGQSDEADELEDAKKVAEYSDELSTSERLEEIRRELMDLALHRRMAPDAKIQALIQWIQAELKTDGVWNQRKLLIFTEYADTKRFILEHLRNALGHDKDLILQFHGQMSDEAREEVQSAFNSVEHPVRIMVATDAAREGVNLQGACADLVHYDLPWNPAKLEQRNGRIDRTLQPSPEVRCMYFSLPQRPEDRVLEVVVEKIETIQKELGSLSNVVMERIDESLKDGIGRGTLDMIQRISADSEARETTRRELESQRSTAKLQKEIDRAGRILDQSRKTLNFQPEELRRFGPTIPWTSFLSSTIA; encoded by the coding sequence ATGCAAGACATCACGACCACACTTTCTGCTCTCACCCGCGAGCGCCTACTCGAACTGGCACATCTTGTCGGTGTACAAGTGCCGACTTCGCTCAACAAAGACCAACAGATTGAGCGAATCGCCAACGCTAGAAACTTCCGTTTTGACGCAGCGGTCCGCCATTTTACTCGCGATGAGTTGAGAAAGGCTTGCGAGCTTCACGGTTTGGACACATCGCCAAGAGCCCGCATGGCCCTTGCACGGCAGCTCACCTCTTCGCTCGACGAGTTCTCGTCACTTGACCAAGAACCTAGCGACGTTTCCTTAGCGGCTCGCAATCTGCCAACGCCAGGCGCGATCGTCAGATGCCGCCAGCGGCAGTATCTCGTGGATCGCGTCGAAGCTGGGGAACTCGACTCGAAAGAGATGACCCTGGTCCATATGGTGTGTCTAGACGATGACGCGCCAGGCCGCCCACTTTCGGTGATTTGGGAACTAGAACTCGGAGCCCAACTCATCCAGCCGAGCGCACACGGGCTTGGCAACGTCACCGGTCTCGACTCGCCCGAAATGTTTGCAGGCTATCTCAACGCCTTGAAGTGGAGCTGCGTCACCGCAACAAACGCCCAGCTCTTTCAGTCCCCGTTTCGGGCAGGAATCAGACTGCTAAATCACCAGCTCACGCCGCTCTTGAAGGCCCTCTCACTGCCGCGAGCCAACCTCTTCATCGCCGATGATGTGGGCCTCGGGAAGACCATTGAAGCGGGCCTCGTTCTCCAAGAGCTACGACTCAGACAGCGCGTTGATTTTTCACTCATCTGCTGCCCTGCCTCTGTTGTGCTGCAGTGGCGTGACGAGATGAAGAAGCGTTTTGGCCTTCACTTTGAAATCTACGACCGTGACTTCATCGGCCGTAGGAGAAAAGAACGTGGCTTCCGAGTCAACCCGTGGAGCACCCACACACGCTTCATTATCTCCCACTCCATGTTGAGTCGCCCAGAGCACCGCGACCCCCTGCTCCACTTCCTCGGCAATCGTGTCCGCAAGAGCATCTTAATACTCGACGAAGCCCACGCCGCCGCACCAGCTACCGCCTCTAAGTACGCGGTAGACTCACGTTTCACCCATGTGATCCGCGATGTAGCCCCGCGCTTTGAAAACCGCCTCTTCTTGAGCGCCACGCCGCACAACGGCCACTCGAACTCCTTTGCTGCACTCTTGGAGATTCTGGACGGACAACGCTTCACTCGCGGCGTGCCCATCGACTCCGAAAAACAACTAAAACCCGTGATGGTTCGGCGCCTGAAGAGCGATTTGCGTGATGCGGGGATCTCATTCCCGAAGCGGCGTGTTATCCGCTGGGAACTCACATTCAGTAGCACCGACTGGGCCTTTAAGGAGATTGAGGAGACCCAAACAAATGCGCGCCCTGGCCTCAAACTCAAACATGCCGATGAATTACGGATGGCAGAGCTTTTGGCCGAATACACTGAGCTCATGAACCCCACCACTCAGCGGGCCAAATTCGTCTTCCTCAATCTCCAAAAGCGCCTGCTTTCAAGCCCAGAGGCCTTCTACCGAACCCTCCAAGCGCACCTGAAAAGGCACGTGGACGAATCTGAGTCTTCAGCGAGTGCGGGCAAACTCAATCCAGAAGTCTATGGCCAGTCCGATGAGGCTGATGAGCTCGAAGATGCCAAGAAGGTCGCCGAATACAGCGATGAGTTGAGCACGTCAGAGCGACTCGAGGAGATTCGACGCGAGCTGATGGACCTAGCTTTGCACCGAAGAATGGCGCCCGACGCCAAGATTCAGGCGCTGATTCAATGGATTCAGGCCGAGCTCAAGACCGATGGTGTGTGGAACCAGCGAAAACTCCTTATCTTCACGGAATACGCGGACACGAAGCGCTTTATCTTGGAGCACCTTAGAAACGCATTGGGTCACGATAAAGACCTGATCCTCCAGTTTCATGGTCAGATGTCCGATGAAGCGCGCGAAGAAGTTCAGAGCGCATTCAACTCTGTGGAGCATCCTGTACGCATCATGGTGGCCACAGATGCCGCTCGTGAAGGCGTGAACCTACAAGGAGCGTGTGCAGATTTGGTCCACTACGACCTCCCATGGAACCCAGCCAAACTCGAACAGCGCAATGGCCGAATTGACCGAACCCTCCAGCCCTCGCCCGAGGTTCGATGCATGTATTTCTCGCTGCCTCAGCGCCCCGAAGACCGAGTTCTGGAAGTTGTGGTGGAGAAGATCGAAACCATCCAGAAAGAGCTGGGTTCGCTCTCTAACGTTGTCATGGAGCGCATCGACGAATCCCTCAAGGATGGCATTGGGCGCGGCACCCTGGACATGATCCAGCGTATCTCCGCGGATTCCGAGGCGCGTGAGACAACGCGGCGAGAACTCGAGTCGCAGCGGAGTACCGCGAAACTGCAGAAAGAGATCGACCGTGCAGGCCGCATTTTGGACCAGAGCCGCAAGACTCTGAATTTCCAACCTGAAGAGCTTAGGCGTTTCGGCCCTACCATTCCGTGGACCTCTTTCCTTTCCTCCACAATCGCGTGA
- a CDS encoding pentapeptide repeat-containing protein, translating into MKSFCQANCSFRFRVVQFSVVIGVGSLLLGCEAKPKAELEPQEKVHTPEVSPAVPVEEILEAAPRASTEKDLDPRAKFPEEDGVYLLYIHGCLTGRSLRDVIIEMKSRTPSLPIDWLDWGKMSGDVKSRFEVAGGTPWMVAIKGGRVQEAHFGAQLNINPNGEERNQDLVLHMLRRNGLQSGDLASLLFTPPGVESGDLYGMKNLDGEIFSVMDLSGIEWSNRILERVHFNGSDLQNADLSGAILDGSNFSHANLKGAKMTGASVKRVNWSFATCPDGWKAPFGGSCEDHLDVR; encoded by the coding sequence ATGAAATCGTTTTGCCAAGCCAATTGTAGTTTTAGGTTTCGCGTAGTTCAGTTTTCGGTGGTTATTGGAGTTGGATCGCTTCTTCTTGGCTGTGAAGCGAAACCGAAGGCTGAGTTGGAGCCTCAAGAGAAAGTGCACACTCCAGAAGTTTCACCAGCCGTTCCAGTCGAGGAGATCCTTGAGGCTGCTCCACGGGCTTCGACGGAGAAGGATTTGGATCCGCGGGCGAAGTTCCCAGAGGAGGATGGGGTCTATCTGCTCTACATTCACGGATGCTTGACGGGACGCAGTCTTAGAGATGTGATCATTGAGATGAAATCGAGGACGCCTTCTTTGCCGATAGATTGGTTGGACTGGGGAAAAATGAGCGGTGACGTGAAGTCTCGATTTGAAGTGGCCGGAGGGACCCCGTGGATGGTTGCGATCAAAGGGGGGCGAGTACAAGAGGCCCATTTTGGTGCGCAACTCAACATCAATCCAAATGGAGAGGAGCGCAACCAAGACTTAGTGCTGCATATGCTCCGCAGAAACGGGCTTCAGTCTGGAGATTTGGCTTCACTGCTTTTCACGCCTCCTGGTGTTGAATCTGGCGATCTTTATGGGATGAAGAACCTGGATGGAGAGATTTTTAGTGTGATGGACCTGTCCGGAATCGAATGGTCCAACCGTATACTTGAGCGTGTTCATTTCAACGGTAGTGACCTTCAGAATGCGGACTTGAGTGGCGCAATCTTGGACGGCTCCAACTTTTCCCACGCGAATCTCAAAGGCGCCAAAATGACGGGGGCAAGCGTGAAACGCGTGAATTGGAGTTTTGCGACGTGTCCCGATGGATGGAAGGCACCATTCGGCGGGAGTTGCGAAGACCATCTCGACGTGCGCTAG
- a CDS encoding AAA family ATPase, which yields MKVLLTGMSGVGKSTLIGEFRALGCHAVDLDSPEWSHYSAVKPGEAVEWIWRIERVSELLGDSTGDALFVGGCAANQGQVYGLLDCVVLLKAPEEVMRERLATRQGNEFGKKPEELEKIFRDKAEFEGLLEAGADLVVDTSKPLDEVIFEIANYVGIRLQDDVE from the coding sequence TTGAAAGTCTTGCTGACTGGAATGTCTGGAGTTGGGAAATCGACGCTAATCGGCGAGTTTCGAGCGCTTGGTTGTCACGCGGTTGATTTGGATAGCCCTGAGTGGTCCCATTATTCGGCGGTGAAGCCCGGCGAGGCTGTGGAATGGATTTGGCGGATCGAACGAGTCAGCGAGCTCCTGGGTGACTCGACGGGAGACGCGTTGTTTGTCGGGGGATGTGCAGCAAATCAAGGTCAAGTCTATGGCCTCCTAGACTGTGTTGTATTGCTCAAAGCGCCTGAAGAAGTCATGCGAGAGAGGTTGGCTACGCGACAGGGAAATGAGTTTGGAAAGAAGCCCGAGGAACTGGAGAAGATATTTCGAGACAAGGCTGAGTTTGAAGGGCTCTTGGAAGCTGGAGCAGACCTGGTTGTGGACACGTCAAAGCCCTTGGATGAGGTGATTTTCGAGATCGCAAACTACGTAGGTATCCGTCTGCAAGATGATGTAGAATGA